The genomic region GCCTATTAAGAGTTTGACGCAATGAGATTTTCCGGATAACATTGTAAAGTTATGTTAGATCGATTGCCGAAATACATCGACCCCTTACACCTGGCGGACAAGCGAAGCGTGTTGAAGGGGCTGATTCCATTGGACTGTTTTGAACGTTTAGCCTCGCTGTTGCTGGACGATACCGGCAGCATCGCCGTGGATCTCAACTTCAGGCGCGAAGGCAAACTGGCGGTCATCGAAGGCAGAATCGAATCGGAGCTGCATCTGGTTTGCCAAAATTGTCTCCAGGATCTTGTCTGGCCCGTGGACAACAGGATTAAACTGGCCGTCGTCGGTTCCATCGACGAAGCCGACCGATTGCCTGGAGATTATGAGCCTTTGTTGCTTGAAGAAGAAAAAATTCTGCTTAAGGATATCGTTGAGGACGAATTGCTCCTCATTTTGCCGCAATATCCAAAGCATCCGCACGATTGCCTTGGTCGGAGCGGTAATTTAGGCGAAACCGGTTCCGAACCGCAAAACAGTCAACCGGATCGAGAAAACCCTTTTTCCATTTTAACCCATTTAAAACTATCGGAGACCAAAAATGGCCGTACAAAAAAGTAAAGTATCGCGTTCAAGACGCGGTCAACGCCGTTCCCACGACGCCTTAACCGCCCGGGCGCTTGCTCAGGATCCATTGACGGGCGAAACCCATTTGCGTCATCACGTGACTCCCGACGGTTATTTCAAAGGCCGTCAAATCGTAACCGTTGGCGAAGAAGACTAATCGGCTTGTTCGGGTTGGCCCGGGTTGCACAGATCCGGCCGGCCATGATGTTCCCTTTTTCAGATTATCCATTTAATCTATAGCATCATAATCGTCGGACGAAAAGAGTGTCGCACTGACCGATTCAACTCCGACTCGGTTTCTTACAACTATTTCGGAGTCATTCATCAAAGTGAGTTTAACAATTTCTATTGATGCCATGGGCGGGGACCATGGTCCTGAAGTGACAATACCAGCATCATTGGAGTGCCTGAAGAGCAATCCCGATTTAAAACTGATTTTGGTGGGTGACCAAGCTGTACTGACCCGGCACTTGGGTGAAAACCTGAATGCGTTCCAGGGCAGACTGACGGTCCAGCATGCC from Methylosarcina fibrata AML-C10 harbors:
- a CDS encoding YceD family protein, which codes for MLDRLPKYIDPLHLADKRSVLKGLIPLDCFERLASLLLDDTGSIAVDLNFRREGKLAVIEGRIESELHLVCQNCLQDLVWPVDNRIKLAVVGSIDEADRLPGDYEPLLLEEEKILLKDIVEDELLLILPQYPKHPHDCLGRSGNLGETGSEPQNSQPDRENPFSILTHLKLSETKNGRTKK
- the rpmF gene encoding 50S ribosomal protein L32, which gives rise to MAVQKSKVSRSRRGQRRSHDALTARALAQDPLTGETHLRHHVTPDGYFKGRQIVTVGEED